In the genome of Mesorhizobium sp. NBSH29, the window AGGAACAGCAGGCACCACGGTCGATGCGGCTGGGAACCTCGTGGCGTCACCTTTCGTCGACCCGCATTTCCACATGGATGCCACGCTTTCCTACGGTCTGCCGCGCATCAACGCTTCCGGCACGCTTCTGGAAGGCATCGCGCTATGGGGAGAACTGAAGCCGCTGCTCACCCATGAGGCGGTGAAGCAGCGAGCGCTCCGCTATTGCGACTGGGCCGTCTCGATGGGGCTGCTGGCCATCCGCACCCATGTCGATGTCTGCGACGACCGGCTGCTGGCCGTCGAAGCGCTGCTCGAGGTGCAAAAAGAAGTCGCCCCCTATCTCGACCTGCAACTGGTAGCCTTTCCGCAGGACGGCTTTTACCGCTCTGCCACGGCGCGGCAAAACACGCTACGCGCGCTCGACCTTGGCGTGGATGTGGTCGGTGGCATTCCGCACTTCGAGCGCACCATGGCCGATGGCACGCGCTCGGTGACGGAGCTTTGCGAGATTGCCGAAAAGCGGGGCCTGATGGTCGACATGCATTGCGACGAGACCGACGACCCGCTGTCGCGTCACATCGAGCAGCTGGCCTATGAGACCCAGCGTCTCGGCCTGTCGGGGCGCGTCGCCGGATCGCACCTCAGCTCGATGCACTCAATGGACAATTATTATGTCTCCAAGCTTCTGCCGCTGATTGCCGAAGCCGGCGTTTCGGCCATCCCCAACCCGCTGATCAACATTGTGATCCAGGGTCGCCACGACACCTATCCCAAGCGTCGCGGCATGACCCGCGTACCGGAAATGATTGCGGCCGGCATCCGCGTTGGCTTCGGCCAGGATTGTGTGCTCGACCCATGGTATCCGCTTGGCACCGCCGACATGCTGGACGTCGCCTTCATGGGCCTGCACGTGGGCCAGATGACCAGCCCTGCCGACATGGCGCACTGCTTCGACATGGTGACCGGCGTCAATGCCGCGATCATGGGGCTCGACCATCTCGGCCTCGAAGTCGGCAAGCGCGCCAGCCTTGTGGTGCTCGATGCTGGCAGTTCGGTCGAGGCGATACGCCTGCGCCCAGACCGGCTGTGCGTCATCTCACGCGGCAAAATCGTCGCCGAGAAACAGAAGCGCG includes:
- a CDS encoding amidohydrolase family protein; translated protein: MSGFDILVKGGTLPDGTVADIGIKGEAIVAIAPRLEGTAGTTVDAAGNLVASPFVDPHFHMDATLSYGLPRINASGTLLEGIALWGELKPLLTHEAVKQRALRYCDWAVSMGLLAIRTHVDVCDDRLLAVEALLEVQKEVAPYLDLQLVAFPQDGFYRSATARQNTLRALDLGVDVVGGIPHFERTMADGTRSVTELCEIAEKRGLMVDMHCDETDDPLSRHIEQLAYETQRLGLSGRVAGSHLSSMHSMDNYYVSKLLPLIAEAGVSAIPNPLINIVIQGRHDTYPKRRGMTRVPEMIAAGIRVGFGQDCVLDPWYPLGTADMLDVAFMGLHVGQMTSPADMAHCFDMVTGVNAAIMGLDHLGLEVGKRASLVVLDAGSSVEAIRLRPDRLCVISRGKIVAEKQKRVTTLTLDGRPDSVERRL